In the Sus scrofa isolate TJ Tabasco breed Duroc chromosome 6, Sscrofa11.1, whole genome shotgun sequence genome, one interval contains:
- the LOC100521977 gene encoding olfactory receptor 2D2-like, with protein sequence MQELNQSIVTEFILLGFASDPRTDPLLFVFFLVFYLLILVSNSLLITLIHQDSHLHTPMYFFISVLSMLDVCYTTTTVPQMLVHILSRKRAISFARCVAQMYLFLLFGVTESWLFSIMSVDRYLAICHPLRYKVIMSRWVCLLMVGICAAYGVVGGLSYTFFAMRLPYCGPNEIDHYFCEVPAVLKLACADTSLNDLVDFLTGFNVIVVPLSLVAIVYANIFATIMKIRSAQGRLKAFSTCTSHIAVVTMFAAPCVVMYMSPGSDSLSNSGKKMALFYNIATAFLNPVVYSLRNKDVKRAFLKLTGQGKAPE encoded by the coding sequence ATGCAGGAACTCAACCAGTCCATCGTGACGGAATTCATCCTGCTGGGCTTTGCCTCCGACCCCAGGACCGACCCTCTGCTCTTCGTCTTCTTTCTAGTCTTTTACCTGCTTATCCTTGTGAGCAACAGCCTCCTAATCACCCTCATCCACCAGGACTCACACCTCCACACGCCCATGTACTTCTTCATCAGCGTCCTCTCCATGCTAGACGTCTGCTACACCACCACGACCGTGCCCCAGATGCTCGTGCACATTCTCAGCAGGAAGAGAGCCATCTCCTTTGCCAGATGTGTGGCCCAGATgtacctcttcctcctctttgggGTTACCGAGTCCTGGCTTTTCTCCATCATGTCCGTGGACAGGTACttggccatctgccaccctctCCGCTATAAGGTCATCATGAGCCGCTGGGTGTGCCTCCTCATGGTGGGCATCTGTGCAGCGTATGGTGTGGTGGGTGGCCTGTCCTATACCTTCTTTGCCATGCGCCTGCCCTATTGTGGCCCTAATGAAATTGACCATTACTTTTGTGAGGTGCCTGCGGTCCTGAAGCTGGCTTGTGCAGACACCTCCCTCAATGACTTGGTGGACTTCCTCACGGGCTTCAATGTCATTGTGGTCCCCCTCTCCCTGGTTGCCATCGTCTATGCCAACATCTTTGCCACCATCATGAAGATCCGCTCAGCCCAAGGGCGGctcaaggccttctccacctgtacCTCCCACATCGCAGTGGTCACCATGTTTGCGGCTCCGTGCGTCGTCATGTACATGAGCCCTGGCTCTGACTCCCTGTCGAACAGTGGCAAGAAAATGGCCCTTTTCTATAACATTGCCACAGCCTTCCTCAACCCTGTCgtctacagtctgaggaacaaggaTGTGAAAAGGGCTTTCCTCAAACTGACAGGACAAGGCAAGGCCCCAGAATGA